Proteins encoded together in one Macadamia integrifolia cultivar HAES 741 chromosome 8, SCU_Mint_v3, whole genome shotgun sequence window:
- the LOC122086733 gene encoding protein virilizer homolog, whose product MGRPEPCVLFAQTFVHPQLDEYVDEVIFAEPVVITACEFLEQNASSASQVIPLIGATSPPSFALEIFVQCEGEARFRRLCLPFLYSHSSSNVLEVEAVVTNHLVVRGSFRSLTLIIYGNTAEDLGQFNIEFGFDSSLANLVSSPAEGKLEDLPPVIHSTKLAFEESISSLKSLCLPIAEPDISVEIRQFVTLVLKVFEFSDIGDASEKIADIVVSAVSSYVSNDLHTKITLNRYKQVCFRNCLEKSQCVLTEARSELLQLFKLLQHSSGNLLAEILGDGIIFEAEGDLDTPDLLIEVLEKYFCVKKISAVTALPQLSQGKKMIVVLSIVLLLCSGREGCFHFVNGGGMEQLEHVFHHEIQKSTAFTLLVLGVVERATRHAIGCEGFLGWWPREDENVPAGNSEGYSHILKLLLQKQRHDVASLATYILHRLRSYEVASRYESAVLSVLGGLTTSGVTNVILTMLISARSQLKSFTKLLNSHGPIEDPSPMACARRSLILGQSEGLLTYKATIDLIASSRCCFSRWDVDPHLLSLLKERGFLPLSAALLSSAILRSEKGHTMDIFVDIASSIEAILLSLLFCRSGLVFLLLQPEVTATVILSLVGVEDMNKEDCVPLRYASVLISKGFYCRPQEVGMISEMHLTVVNAIDRLLTSTLYSEEFLWVLWELCSLSRSDCGRQALLSLGHFPEAISVLLEALHSVKELEQVTLTSGASSLNLVIFHSIAELFEIIVTDSTSSSLASWIEHGVELHKALHSSSPGSNRKDAPTRLLEWIDAAVVYQKNGAVGLLRYAAVLASGGDAHLTSTSVLVSDSIDVENVVGDSASGSDVQVVENLLGKLVADRHFDGVTLRDSSVTQLTTAFRILAFIAENLAVAAALYEEGAVTLTYVVLVNCKFMLERSANTYDYLVDEGAECNSTSDILLERNREQSIVDLLIPSLVLLITLLQKLQDAKEQHRNKKLLNALLQLHREVSPKLAACATDLSCPYPGSAFGIGAVCHLIVSALACWPIFGWSPGLFHCLLDSVQVTSSLALGPKEACSLLCLLSDLFPEEGIWLWKNGIPSLSSVRTLAVGTLLGPEMERQVGWYLQPEHLDTLHSRLMPLLDKIAQIILHFAFTTLVVIQDMLRVFIIRIACQRADSAVVLLRPIISWIHNHISESSPASDMDIFKVYRLLDFLASLLEHPQAKSLLLKEGVVRILIKALEKCFDSLNSDGKLFSEDSIPTNTGGATLHSWCLPVFKSFALIFDSRPTLHRSGVHEKDSLERLITEECSLILVQVLKFCEVIIIIIIFLIHKVLDYTSIKNIYVGSILALFFLVQALFWNV is encoded by the exons GGCCACTTCACCTCCTTCGTTTGCTTTGGAGATATTTGTTCAATGTGAAGGGGAAGCCAGGTTTAGACGCCTTTGCCTGCCTTTTCTATATTCTCATTCTTCATCAAATGTGCTAGAAGTTGAG GCTGTAGTGACAAACCATTTAGTTGTAAGGGGCAGCTTCCGTAGTCTTACCTTGATCATCTATGGCAACACTGCAGAGGATTTGGGACAGTTCAACATAGAATTTGGTTTCGATAGTTCTTTAGCAAACCTTGTTTCTTCGCCTGCTGAAGGAAAGCTTGAGGATCTCCCTCCTGTGATACATTCAACAAAGTTGGCATTTGAGGAGTCTATATCCTCACTAAAATCACTATGTTTACCAATTGCTGAGCCAGATATTTCTGTTGAAATAAGGCAGTTTGTGACGTTGGTTCTAAAGGTCTTTGAGTTCTCAGATATTGGTGATGCAAGTGAAAAAATTGCAGATATTGTTGTATCAGCTGTGTCTTCTTATGTGAGTAATGATTTGCACACAAAAATTACGTTGAATCGATACAAGCAAGTTTGCTTCAGAAATTGCCTAGAAAAATCCCAGTGTGTTCTTACTGAGGCTAGAAgtgagcttcttcaactctttaAATTGCTTCAACATAGTTCAGGGAACTTGTTAGCTGAAATATTGGGGGATGGAATTATTTTTGAAGCTGAAGGTGATTTGGATACTCCGGATTTGTTAATTGAGGtgttagaaaaatatttttgtgtGAAAAAGATATCTGCAGTTACTGCACTCCCACAGCTTTCTCAG GGCAAGAAGATGATTGTAGTATTGTCCATTGTCCTTCTCTTGTGCTCTGGGAGGGAGGGTTGTTTTCATTTTGTGAATGGTGGTGGAATGGAGCAGCTTGAACATGTTTTCCATCATGAGATACAAAAATCAACAGCTTTTACATTGTTGGTACTTGGAGTTGTTGAGCGTGCTACTCGACATGCGATTGGATGTGAAGGATTTCTCGGTTGGTGGCCTCGTGAAGACGAGAATGTCCCAGCTGGCAATAGTGAAGGTTATAGCCACATATTGAAGTTATTACTGCAAAAGCAGCGCCATGATGTTGCTTCTCTTGCCACTTACATTCTGCATCGCTTGCGCTCATATGAAGTTGCATCCAGATATGAG TCTGCAGTACTATCTGTCCTGGGAGGTTTGACTACCAGTGGTGTTACAAATGTTATCTTGACTATGCTTATCAGTGCCAGGTCTCAGCTCAAAAGCTTCACG AAATTGCTGAACTCACATGGTCCAATTGAAGATCCTTCACCCATGGCTTGTGCGAGGAGATCATTAATTCTTGGTCAGAGTGAAGGATTGTTAACATATAAAGCAACTATTGACTTGATTGCATCATCCAGGTGTTGCTTTTCCCGTTGGGATGTTGATCCACATTTGCTATCACTTCTCAAG GAAAGAGGTTTTCTTCCTCTATCAGCTGCATTGTTGTCATCTGCCATTTTGCGTTCAGAAAAAGGACATACAATGGACATATTTGTGGACATTGCATCATCAATTGAAGCTatacttctttctcttcttttctgtcGCTCAG gtTTAGTTTTCCTACTCCTTCAGCCTGAAGTCACTGCAACTGTAATTCTGTCACTTGTGGGTGTTGAAGATATGAATAAAGAGGACTGTGTACCTCTTCGATATGCATCAGTTTTGATATCCAAGGGTTTCTACTGTCGCCCACAGGAAGTTGGAATGATTAGTGAGATGCACTTGACAGTG GTAAATGCTATAGATCGTCTTCTTACATCAACTCTGTACTCTGAAGAATTTTTGTGGGTTCTCTGGGAACTATGTTCTCTTTCCAG GTCTGATTGTGGACGTCAGGCTTTGTTGTCTCTGGGGCATTTTCCTGAG GCAATTTCAGTGTTATTGGAAGCATTACATTCTGTCAAGGAATTGGAGCAAGTGACTCTGACTAGTG GTGCTTCATCACTTAATCTTGTGATTTTTCACTCAATTGCGGAACTTTTTGAAATCATTGTTACGGACTCAACTTCATCTTCTCTGGCTTCTTGGATTGAACATGGTGTGGAGCTTCATAAAGCTTTGCATTCATCTTCCCCTGGGTCCAATAGAAAAGATGCTCCTACAAGGTTGTTGGAATGGATAGATGCTGCTGTAGTTTATCAGAAAAATGGTGCTGTTGGTCTTCTACGCTATGCTGCAGTTTTAGCATCTGGGGGAGATGCTCACCTAACTTCAACAAGTGTTCTAGTATCAGATTCTATCGATGTTGAGAATGTTGTTGGAGATTCTGCCAGTGGTTCTGATGTTCAAGTTGTAGAGAATCtgcttgggaaacttgttgcTGACAGACATTTTGATGGAGTTACTCTTCGTGACTCTTCTGTAACACAACTGACAACAGCATTTCGAATTTTGGCATTCATTGCTGAAAATTTG GCTGTTGCTGCTGCTCTTTATGAAGAAGGTGCTGTAACACTTACATATGTAGTTCTGGTCAACTGTAAATTCATGCTTGAGAGATCTGCCAATACCTATG ACTATCTTGTGGATGAAGGTGCAGAATGCAATTCTACATCAGATATTCTTTTGGAACGCAATCGTGAGCAAAGCatagttgatcttctcattccttcTCTTGTTCTACTGATTACACTTCTGCAAAAACTGCAG GATGCTAAGGAGCAGCATAGGAATAAAAAGCTACTAAATGCACTTTTGCAATTGCATCGAGAAGTAAG TCCAAAGTTAGCAGCATGTGCAACTGATTTATCATGTCCTTATCCTGGTTCTGCGTTTGGCATTGGAGCCGTCTGTCATCTTATTGTCTCAGCTCTTGCCTGCTGGCCAATATTTGGTTGGAGTCCTGGCCTATTTCATTGCCTCCTTGATAGTGTTCAAGTGACTTCCTCTCTTGCCTTGGGTCCAAAGGAAGCCTGCAGCTTGCTATGCCTTCTG AGCGATCTATTTCCGGAAGAAGGTATCTGGCTTTGGAAGAATGGAATACCCTCATTGAGTTCTGTCCGAACATTGGCTGTTGGGACACTATTAGGGCCTGAAATGGAAAGACAAGTTGGCTGGTACTTACAGCCTGAGCACCTGGATACTCTACATAGCCGATTGATGCCACTGCTTGACAAAATTGCCCAGATTATTCTACATTTTGCCTTTACT ACATTGGTAGTGATACAAGACATGCTTCGTGTTTTTATAATCCGCATTGCTTGCCAAAGAGCTGACAGTGCTGTTGTTCTGCTAAGACCTATCATTTCATGGATACACAATCATATTTCTGAATCATCTCCTGCTTCTGACATGGACATTTTCAAG GTTTACAGATTACTTGATTTTCTTGCTAGCTTATTGGAGCATCCACAAGCCAAG tcatTGTTGTTGAAAGAAGGTGTTGTTAGGATACTGATAAAAGCACTTGAGAAGTGCTTTGACTCATTGAATTCGGATGGAAAGCTATTCTCAGAAGATAGTATTCCCACTAATACTGGAGGAGCCACCCTGCATAGTTGGTGCCTTCCGGTGTTCAAGTCCTTTGCACTGATTTTCGATTCTCGACCAACTCTACACCGCTCTGGAGTGCATGAAAA GGACAGCCTAGAGCGATTGATCACTGAAGAGTGTTCCTTAATTTTGGTCCAAGTGCTTAAGTTCTGTGaggtaattattattattattatttttttaatccataaAGTGCTTGACTATACCTCtattaaaaatatttatgttGGCTCTATTCttgctcttttctttcttgtgcAAGCATTGTTTTGGAATGTCTGA